In Papaver somniferum cultivar HN1 unplaced genomic scaffold, ASM357369v1 unplaced-scaffold_114, whole genome shotgun sequence, a genomic segment contains:
- the LOC113328867 gene encoding uncharacterized protein LOC113328867, whose amino-acid sequence MSNYGVIINGRIIQDKIWRKLWKTKTAHRIKLIVWKCIHEDNSTRMKLSLHNTSIQTQCAICHQSEETMEHLLFNCRHAWRVWKMFDINIEEVQRRGISVSEWMESWFQNNNGAIGEKILYTMMLCVWIIWKGRCDVVFQGVSLNSFTSMHKIQYHLQSHFHDNNASTHNIKTHRTSHWKLPMHDILKLNVDASYDYDTNQSGIGIVIRSHTGKCEGIKGSYADGILSPEMSECMAVREALICAKDKQFQRIHIEADAKLVIQSITGDILLIQWENKTLLKEIIHLSSSFLHCSFSYIGRDNNRVADAVAKTVRGTTTNLDLINNFPEELCNRLASDNNLANN is encoded by the coding sequence ATGAGTAACTATGGAGTCATTATCAATGGAAGAATAATTCAAGACAAAATCTGGAGAAAGCTTTGGAAGACTAAAACTGCTCATAGAATAAAACTTATTGTATGGAAATGCATACATGAAGATAATTCAACAAGAATGAAACTGAGCTTGCACAACACCAGTATTCAAACACAGTGTGCCATCTGCCATCAGAGTGAGGAAACTATGGAGCATTTACTTTTTAATTGCAGACATGCTTGGAGGGTCTGGAAAATGTTTGATATAAACATTGAGGAAGTTCAAAGAAGAGGTATTAGTGTCTCTGAATGGATGGAAAGTTGGTTTCAGAACAATAATGGCGCCATTGGGGAAAAGATACTATACACCATGATGCTATGTGTCTGGATAATTTGGAAAGGTAGATGTGATGTAGTATTTCAGGGGGTATCTCTTAACTCTTTTACATCCATGCACAAAATACAATATCATCTGCAGTCCCATTTCCATGATAACAATGCATCCACTCATAATATCAAAACTCATAGAACCTCTCATTGGAAACTTCCTATGCATGATATTCTAAAATTGAATGTTGACGCTTCTTATGATTATGATACTAACCAAAGTGGTATTGGTATTGTTATACGTTCTCATACAGGAAAATGCGAAGGGATCAAAGGAAGCTATGCAGATGGAATACTGAGTCCGGAGATGAGCGAATGCATGGCAGTACGTGAAGCATTGATATGTGCCAAAGACAAACAATTTCAACGAATTCACATAGAAGCCGATGCAAAACTTGTTATCCAGTCAATAACAGGCGACATTCTTCTCATACAATGGGAGAATAAAACCCTTCTTAAGGAAATCATTCATTTAAGCTCAAGTTTTTTACATTGCTCTTTTTCTTATATTGGTAGAGATAACAATCGAGTAGCCGATGCAGTTGCAAAAACTGTCAGGGGAACAACTACTAATTTAGATCTTATTAATAATTTCCCTGAAGAACTATGTAACCGTCTGGCAAGCGATAACAACCTTgccaataattaa